The following proteins come from a genomic window of Pseudomonas syringae:
- a CDS encoding reprolysin-like metallopeptidase, translated as MKNALAKNTLKTWLSLAVFFYLPFATASGPNLGLFLVMHDQLTQQERNDLNESYLSPLVKQLTEITGRRLTVTLITNEPGTTDFDYRGLEKTELLTSLSLISEKYADAKNLPLPSKRHKYVFLTSNKISLMRHGVTATNYNVAIASLKRYHTLAHEVGHLFGATHEAATGFPCQTTMWGDFTTAIIPCYYFSEANKALIRNYVDGTPAVN; from the coding sequence ATGAAAAACGCACTAGCGAAAAACACATTGAAAACATGGCTGTCTCTGGCGGTCTTTTTTTACCTTCCATTTGCAACGGCAAGCGGACCCAATCTGGGATTGTTTCTGGTCATGCATGACCAGCTTACCCAGCAGGAACGCAACGATCTGAACGAGAGTTACTTGAGCCCGCTGGTCAAGCAGTTGACTGAGATCACCGGACGCAGACTCACCGTGACCCTGATCACCAACGAACCCGGCACGACCGATTTCGACTATCGAGGGCTGGAAAAGACCGAGCTGTTAACCAGCCTGTCTCTCATCAGCGAAAAATATGCAGACGCGAAAAACCTGCCGCTCCCGTCGAAACGGCATAAGTACGTGTTCCTGACATCCAATAAAATCAGCCTGATGAGACACGGGGTTACGGCAACGAACTACAACGTCGCCATTGCGTCGCTGAAGAGATACCACACGCTAGCACACGAAGTCGGCCACTTGTTTGGCGCCACGCATGAAGCGGCAACCGGTTTCCCATGTCAGACGACGATGTGGGGAGACTTCACGACCGCGATCATCCCTTGCTATTACTTCAGCGAAGCCAACAAGGCGCTGATACGTAACTACGTTGACGGCACACCTGCCGTCAATTGA
- a CDS encoding D-hexose-6-phosphate mutarotase translates to MPTSPVEPTVESVQYDELNCWRIRHGEAELLVAQQGAHILSYQVAGQPPLVWLNEEAVFKKGKPIRAGIPICWPWFGNLERNPESVQAMRQSSEPAKAHGEVRALDWELLGIGEDGDALLVEFVLPQAEGHLPGWPHNVALKLSIRLDHALNVSLVSYNCGTEPVTFSQALHTYFAVSDVRQVSVEGLDGLTYIETLENWEQREQAGDLTFTGETDRIYKDTPGVLSIVDPEWQRRIHIRSTGSASAILWNPWIEKTGKFTDMAADGWQRMVCVETANVLDDVVTLAPDQMHVLGVSVWSEAL, encoded by the coding sequence ATGCCAACATCCCCGGTTGAACCCACCGTCGAATCCGTCCAGTACGACGAGCTGAATTGCTGGCGTATCCGCCACGGTGAGGCAGAGTTGCTGGTCGCCCAGCAAGGCGCACACATCCTCAGCTATCAAGTGGCCGGGCAGCCGCCGCTGGTCTGGCTTAACGAAGAAGCCGTATTCAAGAAAGGCAAACCGATCCGTGCCGGCATCCCGATCTGCTGGCCATGGTTTGGCAATCTTGAGCGCAACCCCGAAAGCGTGCAGGCCATGCGCCAGAGCAGTGAACCGGCCAAGGCTCACGGCGAAGTCCGGGCGCTGGACTGGGAGCTGCTGGGTATCGGTGAAGATGGCGATGCGCTGCTGGTGGAGTTCGTTCTGCCGCAGGCCGAAGGCCATTTGCCCGGCTGGCCACACAACGTTGCCCTGAAGCTGAGCATCCGCCTCGACCATGCACTGAATGTGAGTCTGGTCAGCTACAACTGCGGCACCGAACCGGTGACCTTCAGCCAGGCGCTGCATACCTACTTCGCCGTCAGCGATGTGCGCCAGGTCAGTGTCGAAGGGCTCGACGGCCTGACCTACATCGAAACCCTGGAAAACTGGGAACAGCGCGAACAAGCGGGCGACCTCACCTTCACCGGCGAAACCGACCGTATCTACAAGGACACGCCTGGGGTACTCAGCATCGTCGACCCCGAGTGGCAACGACGCATCCACATCCGCAGCACCGGCTCGGCATCAGCCATCCTCTGGAACCCGTGGATCGAAAAAACCGGCAAATTCACCGACATGGCCGCCGACGGCTGGCAGCGCATGGTCTGCGTCGAAACCGCCAACGTGCTGGACGACGTGGTCACGCTGGCGCCGGACCAGATGCATGTGCTGGGGGTGAGTGTCTGGAGTGAAGCGCTCTGA
- a CDS encoding ABC transporter permease subunit, with protein sequence MNEWVKPSMNQSSPPERIDFNTPAMVRKRRVRAFKDRLTHWYVAVGGLAVLAAITLIFFYLAYVVAPLFKGASLTAEPELSAAWMQGAGKPLMITIEEQNLIGMRISDKGEVIFFNIKDGAELQRIALPLPPGVSVASIGKDQPGAPLIALGLSNGQVLVFRHSYLTTYPNDQKTITPSVAWPFGETPLVLDEGGRAVEHVTVSSDGESLKLAGSTGTQLHVVSVEQKENLMTGEMTREQTRIELPQTSAAVKAIYIDPRQQWLYVINGRAQADVFSLRDRALNGRYKLLEDGNAEITASAQLVGGISLIIGNSRGGLAQWFMARDTDGEQRFMHIRDFKMGSAPIDQIKAEQRRKGFIALDTAGRLGVFHSTAHRMLLVEKVADGPGILALSPRANQLLIESGGKLLPLALDNPHPEVSWSSLWGKVWYENYDEPKYIWQSTASNSDFEPKLSLAPLTYGTLKAAFYAMLLAAPLAVAAAIYTAYFMAPGMRRKVKPVIELMEAMPTVILGFFAGLFLAPYLEAHLPGIFSLLLLTPIGILLAGFFWTRLPDAIRLRVPDGWEGAILIPVVLLVGWFSLSMSPHLESWFFGGNMSMWIREELGITYDQRNALVVGIAMGFAVIPNIYSIAEDAVFSVPRSLTLGSLALGATPWQTLTRVVILTASPGIFSALMIGMGRAVGETMIVLMATGNTPIMDMNLFEGMRTLAANVAVEMPESEVGGSHYRVLFLAALVLLMFTFVMNTFAELIRQRLRKQYSSL encoded by the coding sequence ATGAATGAATGGGTCAAACCTTCGATGAATCAGAGTTCGCCTCCAGAGCGTATCGACTTCAATACGCCTGCGATGGTGCGCAAGCGTCGTGTTCGTGCGTTCAAGGATCGGCTGACTCACTGGTACGTCGCGGTGGGCGGCCTTGCCGTGCTGGCCGCCATCACGCTGATCTTCTTCTACCTCGCCTACGTCGTCGCGCCGCTGTTCAAGGGCGCAAGCCTTACCGCCGAGCCAGAGCTGAGTGCCGCTTGGATGCAGGGTGCCGGCAAGCCGCTGATGATTACCATTGAAGAACAGAACCTGATCGGGATGCGTATTTCCGACAAGGGCGAAGTGATCTTCTTCAACATCAAGGACGGCGCAGAGCTGCAGCGTATCGCCCTGCCACTCCCGCCGGGCGTGTCAGTTGCCTCTATCGGCAAGGACCAGCCGGGTGCGCCGCTGATTGCACTGGGGCTGTCCAACGGTCAGGTGCTGGTCTTCAGGCACTCTTACCTGACGACCTACCCGAATGATCAGAAAACCATCACCCCGAGTGTCGCCTGGCCGTTCGGCGAAACGCCGCTGGTGCTGGATGAGGGCGGTCGAGCGGTCGAGCATGTGACCGTCAGCTCGGACGGCGAGAGCCTGAAGCTGGCAGGCTCCACGGGCACCCAGTTGCATGTTGTCTCGGTTGAACAGAAAGAAAACCTGATGACCGGCGAGATGACTCGCGAGCAGACCCGCATCGAGCTGCCGCAGACGTCCGCTGCGGTCAAGGCGATCTACATTGATCCACGCCAGCAGTGGCTGTACGTGATCAATGGCCGGGCGCAGGCTGACGTGTTCAGTCTGCGGGATCGCGCCCTCAATGGTCGTTACAAACTGCTGGAAGATGGCAACGCCGAGATCACTGCCAGCGCTCAATTGGTCGGTGGCATTTCGCTGATTATCGGCAACTCCAGGGGCGGCCTGGCGCAGTGGTTCATGGCCCGGGACACCGACGGCGAACAGCGCTTCATGCACATTCGTGATTTCAAAATGGGCAGTGCGCCTATCGATCAGATCAAGGCCGAACAGCGTCGCAAGGGCTTCATCGCGCTGGACACTGCGGGCCGGCTGGGCGTATTCCACAGCACTGCGCACCGAATGTTGCTGGTCGAAAAGGTCGCCGACGGCCCCGGCATTCTGGCGCTGTCACCGCGTGCCAATCAGCTTCTGATCGAAAGTGGCGGCAAGCTGCTGCCGCTGGCGCTGGACAACCCGCACCCGGAAGTGTCCTGGAGCTCGTTGTGGGGCAAGGTCTGGTACGAGAACTACGACGAACCCAAGTACATCTGGCAGTCCACGGCGTCCAACTCCGATTTCGAGCCCAAGCTGAGTCTTGCGCCGTTGACCTACGGCACCTTGAAAGCGGCGTTCTACGCCATGCTGCTGGCCGCGCCGCTGGCTGTTGCTGCGGCGATCTATACCGCCTATTTCATGGCTCCGGGGATGCGTCGCAAGGTCAAGCCGGTGATCGAGTTGATGGAAGCGATGCCCACGGTGATTCTCGGCTTCTTTGCCGGGCTGTTTCTGGCGCCGTATCTGGAAGCTCATCTACCCGGTATTTTCAGCCTGTTGCTGCTGACGCCGATCGGTATTCTGCTGGCAGGGTTCTTCTGGACTCGCTTGCCTGATGCGATTCGCCTGCGGGTGCCGGACGGCTGGGAGGGCGCGATTCTGATCCCGGTCGTGCTGTTGGTGGGCTGGTTCTCGCTGAGCATGAGCCCACACCTGGAGAGCTGGTTCTTCGGCGGCAACATGAGCATGTGGATTCGTGAAGAGCTGGGCATCACTTACGATCAACGTAACGCGCTGGTGGTCGGCATTGCGATGGGCTTTGCGGTCATCCCGAACATTTATTCGATTGCCGAAGACGCCGTGTTCAGCGTGCCGCGCAGCCTGACCCTCGGTTCTCTGGCGCTGGGCGCAACGCCGTGGCAAACCCTGACGCGGGTGGTGATCCTGACCGCCAGCCCGGGCATTTTCTCGGCGTTGATGATCGGGATGGGCCGGGCGGTGGGCGAAACCATGATTGTGCTGATGGCCACCGGCAACACGCCGATCATGGACATGAACCTGTTCGAAGGCATGCGCACGCTGGCGGCGAACGTCGCCGTGGAGATGCCGGAGTCGGAAGTCGGCGGCAGTCACTATCGGGTACTGTTCCTGGCGGCCCTGGTGCTGCTGATGTTCACCTTCGTGATGAACACCTTCGCCGAGCTGATTCGTCAGCGTCTGCGCAAACAATACTCGTCGCTTTAA
- a CDS encoding DUF3299 domain-containing protein has product MRRFLLMTLLLVSGLAHAQLPETDWLELMPKSDQKALEAMPEIDHNSPEAMGTFDSKGGLKQSKGLPAVMYSTKTVPAMNGKTIRLGGYPVPLETDAKGHSTLFFLVPYPGACIHVPPPPPNQLVLVRYPKGLKLDDIYTPLWVEGTLKIEKVNNDLADAAYAMDASKVRVVVESDL; this is encoded by the coding sequence ATGCGTCGCTTCCTGTTGATGACTCTTCTGCTGGTGTCCGGGCTTGCACACGCCCAGTTGCCGGAAACCGACTGGCTTGAGCTGATGCCCAAGTCCGATCAAAAAGCCCTCGAAGCCATGCCCGAGATTGATCACAATTCTCCGGAAGCCATGGGTACGTTCGACAGCAAGGGCGGGTTGAAGCAGAGCAAGGGTCTGCCTGCGGTCATGTATTCGACCAAGACCGTCCCGGCCATGAATGGCAAGACCATTCGCCTCGGTGGTTACCCCGTCCCCCTCGAAACCGACGCCAAAGGCCATAGCACGCTGTTCTTTCTCGTGCCTTATCCCGGCGCGTGCATCCACGTTCCGCCTCCGCCGCCCAATCAACTGGTGCTGGTGCGCTACCCCAAAGGGCTGAAACTGGATGATATCTACACACCGCTGTGGGTCGAAGGTACCCTGAAGATCGAGAAGGTCAACAATGACCTGGCCGATGCGGCGTATGCAATGGATGCGTCAAAGGTCCGCGTGGTGGTTGAGTCGGACCTTTGA
- a CDS encoding phosphate ABC transporter substrate-binding protein PstS family protein, with amino-acid sequence MTFKSLLTALTLVAAGVAAANTLAAVDPAIKAYTKTAGVSGNLSSVGSDTLANLMTLWAEAYKKEYPSVNIQIQAAGSSTAPPALTEGTANLGPMSRKMKDGELSAFEQKHGYKPTAIPVAVDALAVFVHKDNPIKGLTLQQVDAIFSATRLCGARADAKTWGDVGVTGDLAGKPIQLFGRNSVSGTYGYFKEEALCKGDFKANVNEQPGSASVVSAISNSLNSIGYSGIGYKTSNVRTVPLAKKEGGEFVEDSEANTLNGTYPLARYLYVYVNKAPNQALAPLEAEFVKLVLSRQGQEVVMKDGYIPLPARVVEKTLTDLGLQSTSGVAAR; translated from the coding sequence ATGACCTTCAAGAGTTTGCTGACTGCACTGACGTTGGTTGCCGCCGGAGTTGCGGCAGCCAATACGCTCGCTGCCGTCGACCCTGCCATCAAGGCCTATACCAAGACCGCCGGTGTGTCGGGCAATCTCTCCAGTGTCGGTTCCGATACCCTGGCCAATCTCATGACGCTGTGGGCCGAGGCCTACAAGAAAGAATACCCGAGCGTGAACATTCAGATTCAGGCGGCCGGGTCGTCTACCGCACCGCCGGCATTAACCGAAGGCACTGCCAATCTGGGGCCGATGAGCCGCAAAATGAAAGACGGCGAGTTGTCCGCTTTCGAGCAGAAGCACGGCTACAAACCGACCGCCATTCCGGTGGCTGTCGATGCGCTGGCGGTCTTCGTTCACAAGGACAACCCCATCAAGGGGCTGACCCTGCAACAAGTCGACGCGATCTTCTCCGCGACCCGGCTGTGCGGTGCCAGGGCTGATGCGAAAACCTGGGGTGATGTGGGCGTGACCGGCGATCTGGCGGGTAAGCCGATTCAACTGTTCGGCCGTAATTCGGTGTCGGGCACTTACGGTTATTTCAAGGAAGAAGCACTGTGCAAAGGCGACTTCAAAGCCAACGTCAACGAACAGCCCGGCTCGGCTTCGGTGGTCAGCGCCATCAGTAATTCGCTCAACAGCATTGGCTACTCGGGTATTGGCTACAAGACTTCAAACGTACGAACTGTCCCACTGGCGAAGAAAGAGGGCGGCGAATTTGTCGAAGACAGCGAAGCCAACACCCTGAATGGCACGTATCCGCTGGCGCGTTACCTGTATGTCTACGTGAACAAGGCACCCAATCAGGCGCTGGCGCCACTGGAGGCAGAGTTCGTGAAGCTGGTGTTGTCCAGACAAGGCCAGGAAGTGGTCATGAAAGATGGTTACATTCCGCTGCCCGCTCGCGTTGTGGAAAAAACCCTGACAGATCTTGGCTTGCAGAGCACCAGCGGTGTAGCGGCCAGATAG
- a CDS encoding 5-(carboxyamino)imidazole ribonucleotide synthase — protein MKIGVIGGGQLGRMLALAGTPLGMNFAFLDPAPDACAAALGEHLRADYGDLDHLRQLADEVDLVTFEFESVPAETVAFLSQFVPVYPSAEALRIARDRWFEKSMFKDLGIPTPAFADIQSQADLDAAVASIGLPAVLKTRTLGYDGKGQKVLRSAADVIGTFAELGSVPCLLEGFVPFSGEVSLIAVRARDGETRFYPLVHNTHDSGILRLSIASTDHPLQALAEDYAGRVLKQLDYVGVLAFEFFEVDGGLKANEIAPRVHNSGHWTTEGAECSQFENHLRAVAGLPLGSTAKVGESAMLNFIGEVPAVDKVTAVEDCHLHHYGKAFKAGRKVGHATVRSADRATLDRQVKLVEALIKG, from the coding sequence ATGAAGATCGGTGTAATCGGTGGCGGCCAGCTCGGCCGCATGTTGGCATTGGCAGGTACGCCACTGGGCATGAACTTCGCCTTTCTCGATCCTGCGCCGGATGCCTGTGCGGCCGCGTTGGGTGAGCATCTGCGTGCCGATTACGGTGATCTCGATCATTTGCGCCAACTGGCGGATGAAGTCGATCTGGTGACGTTCGAGTTCGAAAGCGTGCCGGCTGAAACCGTGGCGTTCCTGTCGCAGTTCGTGCCTGTTTACCCGAGTGCCGAAGCATTGCGCATCGCACGTGATCGCTGGTTCGAAAAGAGCATGTTCAAGGACCTGGGCATTCCGACTCCGGCGTTCGCCGACATCCAGTCGCAAGCCGACCTGGATGCCGCTGTGGCCAGCATCGGTCTGCCCGCCGTCCTGAAAACCCGCACGCTGGGTTATGACGGCAAGGGCCAGAAGGTTCTGCGTTCGGCGGCCGATGTGATCGGTACGTTTGCAGAGCTGGGCAGTGTGCCTTGCCTGCTGGAAGGCTTTGTACCGTTCAGCGGGGAAGTCTCGCTGATCGCTGTGCGTGCGCGTGATGGTGAAACCCGCTTTTACCCGCTGGTCCACAACACGCATGACAGCGGCATTCTGCGGTTGTCCATTGCCAGCACCGATCACCCGTTGCAGGCGCTGGCTGAAGACTATGCCGGTCGCGTCCTCAAGCAGCTGGATTACGTAGGTGTGCTGGCGTTCGAGTTCTTTGAGGTCGACGGTGGCCTGAAAGCCAACGAGATCGCGCCACGTGTGCACAACTCCGGTCACTGGACCACGGAAGGCGCCGAGTGCAGCCAGTTCGAAAATCACCTGCGCGCCGTGGCAGGCCTGCCTCTGGGCTCGACGGCCAAGGTCGGCGAAAGCGCCATGCTCAACTTCATTGGTGAGGTGCCGGCAGTGGACAAGGTCACCGCTGTCGAGGATTGCCACCTGCACCACTACGGCAAGGCATTCAAGGCCGGCCGTAAAGTGGGCCACGCAACCGTTCGCAGCGCCGACCGCGCCACACTGGATCGCCAGGTAAAGTTGGTAGAGGCGCTGATCAAGGGCTGA
- the purE gene encoding 5-(carboxyamino)imidazole ribonucleotide mutase, giving the protein MSALVGVIMGSKSDWSTLSHTADMLEKLGIPFEVKVVSAHRTPDLLFQYADEAEGRGIEVIIAGAGGAAHLPGMCAAKTHLPVLGVPVQSSMLSGVDSLLSIVQMPAGIPVATLAIGKAGAINAALLSASILGAKHPQFHAALKKFRTEQTDSVLDNPDPRHA; this is encoded by the coding sequence ATGAGCGCACTGGTTGGCGTGATCATGGGCTCCAAGTCCGATTGGTCCACCCTTAGCCACACCGCCGATATGCTGGAAAAGCTCGGCATCCCTTTTGAAGTCAAAGTGGTGTCAGCCCACCGCACGCCGGACCTGCTGTTCCAGTACGCCGACGAAGCAGAAGGCCGAGGCATTGAAGTGATCATCGCCGGTGCCGGTGGTGCTGCTCACTTGCCGGGCATGTGCGCCGCCAAGACTCACCTGCCGGTGTTGGGCGTACCGGTGCAGTCTTCGATGCTGTCGGGCGTCGACTCGCTGTTGTCGATCGTGCAGATGCCGGCCGGTATTCCGGTGGCGACCCTGGCTATCGGCAAAGCGGGCGCGATCAACGCAGCGCTGCTTTCAGCAAGCATCCTCGGCGCCAAGCACCCGCAATTCCACGCAGCGCTGAAGAAATTCCGCACTGAGCAGACAGACAGCGTCCTGGACAATCCAGACCCACGCCACGCCTGA
- a CDS encoding acyl-CoA thioesterase codes for MIELEQEDPTPQGDLALQITALPRETNGFGDIFGGWLVSQMDLAGTAMASKVAGGRVATVAIDRMAFLVPVAVGEQLSFYTRTLEVGRTSIKMMVEVWSDDPVTSEWRKVTEAAFVFVAIDSSGRTRSVPARR; via the coding sequence ATGATCGAGCTCGAACAAGAAGATCCAACTCCGCAAGGCGACCTTGCACTGCAAATCACCGCCCTTCCCCGCGAAACCAATGGCTTCGGCGATATCTTCGGTGGCTGGCTGGTGTCCCAGATGGACCTGGCCGGTACAGCAATGGCCAGTAAAGTGGCGGGCGGCCGTGTGGCGACCGTTGCGATTGATCGCATGGCGTTTCTGGTGCCGGTCGCAGTCGGCGAGCAGCTTTCCTTTTATACCCGCACACTGGAAGTCGGCCGTACCTCGATCAAGATGATGGTCGAAGTGTGGAGCGATGACCCGGTAACCAGTGAATGGCGCAAGGTGACAGAAGCGGCATTCGTCTTCGTCGCCATCGATTCCAGCGGCCGGACACGCTCGGTTCCCGCGCGACGGTAA
- a CDS encoding GlsB/YeaQ/YmgE family stress response membrane protein, with amino-acid sequence MGIIGTIFIGLIVGLLARFLKPGDDSMGWIMTIVLGIAGSLAATYGGQALGIYQAGEGAGFLGALVGAVILLVIYGMIKKK; translated from the coding sequence ATGGGTATCATTGGAACCATCTTTATCGGCCTGATCGTTGGTCTGCTGGCTCGCTTCCTGAAGCCGGGCGACGACAGCATGGGCTGGATCATGACCATCGTGCTGGGTATCGCCGGTTCGCTTGCAGCCACTTATGGCGGTCAGGCTCTGGGTATCTATCAGGCAGGCGAAGGTGCCGGTTTCCTCGGCGCGCTGGTAGGTGCAGTTATCCTGCTGGTCATCTACGGCATGATCAAAAAGAAATAA
- a CDS encoding MFS transporter produces MSSVPSSSTQPARPLTRSDYKTLSLSALGGALEFYDFIIFVFFAAVVGKLFFPVDMPDWLRMMQTFGIFAAGYLARPLGGIIMAHFGDLLGRKKMFTLSIFMMAVPTLIMGLLPTYAQIGMWAPILLLLMRVIQGAAIGGEVPGAWVFVSEHVPARRVGYACGTLTAGLTAGILLGSLVATAINSIYTPVEVSDYAWRIPFLLGGVFGLMSVYLRRMLHETPVFAELQLRKALAEEVPLKAVLRDHRGAVALSMLMTWLLSAGIIVVILMTPTILQTIYGFPAATALKANSLAIVFLSIGCIAAGALADRFGAGWVFLLGSTGLLVSSWTFYHILGSNPEVLFPLYALTGLFVGTIGAVPYVMVKAFPPVVRFSGLSFSYNLAYAIFGGLTPMVVTFMLKSSPMGPAWYVAILCGLGMAIGVFLLAQKR; encoded by the coding sequence ATGTCATCTGTTCCTTCAAGTTCCACGCAGCCAGCGCGGCCTTTGACCCGCAGCGATTATAAAACCCTGTCGCTGTCTGCCCTGGGTGGCGCACTCGAGTTTTACGACTTCATCATTTTCGTGTTCTTTGCGGCGGTGGTCGGCAAGCTGTTTTTCCCGGTCGACATGCCCGACTGGCTGCGCATGATGCAGACCTTCGGCATTTTTGCCGCCGGTTATCTGGCGAGGCCGTTGGGCGGCATTATCATGGCGCACTTCGGCGATCTGCTGGGGCGCAAGAAGATGTTCACGCTGAGCATTTTCATGATGGCCGTGCCGACCCTGATCATGGGTTTGCTGCCGACCTACGCACAGATCGGCATGTGGGCCCCCATCCTGCTGCTGTTGATGCGGGTGATTCAGGGCGCAGCCATCGGCGGTGAAGTGCCGGGCGCCTGGGTGTTCGTGTCCGAGCATGTGCCTGCACGTCGGGTCGGTTACGCATGCGGCACGCTGACGGCTGGTCTGACCGCGGGCATTTTGCTGGGCTCGCTGGTCGCCACGGCGATCAACAGCATTTATACCCCGGTTGAAGTGTCGGACTACGCATGGCGGATTCCTTTCCTGCTGGGCGGTGTGTTCGGCCTGATGTCGGTGTACTTGCGTCGTATGCTGCACGAGACCCCGGTGTTTGCCGAGTTGCAGCTACGCAAGGCGCTGGCCGAAGAAGTGCCGCTCAAGGCGGTATTGCGTGATCATCGTGGTGCCGTTGCACTGTCGATGCTGATGACCTGGCTGCTGTCGGCGGGCATCATCGTCGTGATTCTGATGACACCGACCATCCTGCAAACCATCTATGGTTTTCCGGCAGCCACGGCACTGAAAGCCAACAGCCTGGCGATTGTGTTCCTGAGTATTGGTTGCATCGCTGCCGGCGCGCTGGCGGATCGTTTCGGTGCAGGCTGGGTGTTTCTGCTGGGCAGCACTGGCCTGCTGGTCAGTTCGTGGACGTTCTATCACATCCTCGGCAGTAATCCCGAGGTGCTGTTCCCGCTGTATGCGCTGACCGGCCTGTTCGTCGGCACCATCGGCGCGGTTCCGTATGTGATGGTCAAGGCCTTCCCGCCGGTGGTGCGCTTTTCCGGGTTGTCGTTTTCCTACAACCTCGCCTATGCCATTTTCGGCGGTCTGACGCCGATGGTCGTGACGTTCATGCTCAAGAGCAGCCCGATGGGGCCGGCGTGGTACGTCGCGATTCTGTGTGGCCTGGGCATGGCAATCGGTGTGTTCCTGCTGGCACAGAAGCGTTGA
- the pstA gene encoding phosphate ABC transporter permease PstA translates to MSAGAVSIAVIMTIGLLAVIAVRGLGHFWPADLVSAQYAVPNQQAHMLIGERVEQEQVPRARLKGAGFPVPDQGPEFMTRELYKVGNRELNPSDFTWVIGEWLTGQSKPADLMTLERREWGNFYGYLVNVKENGRVVAEGEAAWATLQARIKRVEMLADDLYNLEKKDIGAINHGIERLRLQARKLELAGRLDAAAQADMAAERAELDARYKVIEERLGALHQAFDRDSLTARDAEGKEIEISLGKVVHAYQPNAMSTFTKLGFYFQKLWEFLSDDPREANTEGGIFPAIFGTVMMTLIMAVIVTPFGVLAAVYLREYARQGPVTRLIRIAVNNLAGVPAIVYGVFGLGFFVYVLGGSVDRLFFPEALPAPTFGTPGLLWASLTLALLAVPVVIVATEEGLARIPLTLREGSLALGATKAETLWKIVLPMASPAMMTGLILAVARAAGEVAPLMLVGVVKLAPSLPLDGNYPYLHLDQKIMHLGFHIYDVGFQSPNVEAARPLVYATALLLVLVIALLNLSAVTIRNHLREKYKALDN, encoded by the coding sequence ATGAGTGCGGGCGCCGTATCCATCGCGGTAATCATGACCATCGGGCTGCTGGCGGTCATCGCCGTGCGCGGTCTTGGGCACTTCTGGCCTGCCGATCTGGTGTCCGCACAGTACGCGGTGCCCAATCAGCAGGCCCATATGCTGATCGGCGAACGGGTCGAGCAGGAGCAAGTGCCTCGTGCGCGTCTTAAAGGCGCAGGCTTCCCGGTGCCTGATCAAGGCCCTGAGTTCATGACCCGCGAGCTGTACAAGGTCGGCAACCGTGAGCTCAACCCCAGCGACTTCACCTGGGTGATCGGCGAGTGGCTGACCGGGCAAAGCAAACCCGCTGATTTGATGACGCTGGAGCGTCGTGAGTGGGGCAACTTCTACGGCTATCTGGTCAATGTGAAAGAAAATGGCAGGGTCGTGGCCGAAGGCGAAGCGGCCTGGGCAACCCTGCAAGCGCGTATCAAGCGCGTCGAAATGCTGGCTGACGACTTGTACAACCTGGAAAAGAAAGACATCGGCGCCATCAACCACGGCATCGAACGTCTGCGTTTACAGGCCCGCAAGCTGGAGCTGGCCGGCAGGCTCGATGCCGCTGCGCAAGCGGACATGGCGGCAGAGCGTGCCGAGCTGGACGCGCGCTACAAGGTCATCGAAGAGCGTCTTGGCGCGCTGCATCAGGCCTTTGATCGCGACAGCCTGACGGCGCGTGACGCTGAAGGCAAAGAGATCGAAATCAGTCTGGGCAAGGTGGTGCACGCTTATCAGCCCAATGCGATGAGCACCTTCACCAAGCTGGGTTTCTACTTTCAGAAGCTGTGGGAGTTTCTCAGCGACGATCCACGTGAAGCCAACACCGAAGGCGGCATCTTCCCGGCGATTTTCGGTACGGTGATGATGACCCTGATCATGGCGGTGATCGTGACGCCGTTTGGCGTGCTGGCGGCGGTTTACCTGCGTGAGTATGCCCGTCAGGGACCGGTTACCCGGTTGATTCGCATCGCCGTGAACAACCTGGCCGGCGTACCGGCGATTGTGTACGGGGTGTTCGGCCTCGGGTTTTTCGTTTACGTGCTGGGCGGCTCGGTGGATCGTCTGTTCTTCCCCGAAGCGCTGCCAGCGCCGACCTTTGGTACGCCGGGCTTGCTCTGGGCATCGCTGACACTGGCGCTGCTCGCGGTTCCGGTGGTGATTGTGGCGACGGAAGAAGGGCTGGCGCGCATTCCGCTGACCCTGCGCGAAGGCTCGCTGGCGCTGGGGGCCACCAAGGCCGAGACGTTGTGGAAGATCGTGCTGCCGATGGCCAGCCCGGCGATGATGACCGGCCTGATTCTGGCGGTGGCCCGTGCAGCCGGTGAAGTTGCACCGTTGATGCTGGTCGGCGTAGTCAAGCTGGCGCCGTCTCTGCCGCTGGATGGCAACTATCCTTACCTGCATCTGGATCAGAAGATCATGCACCTGGGGTTTCATATTTACGACGTGGGCTTCCAGAGCCCCAATGTCGAAGCAGCGCGTCCGCTGGTATACGCCACCGCGTTGCTGCTGGTGCTGGTGATCGCTTTGCTCAACCTGTCGGCGGTCACCATCCGTAATCACCTGCGGGAAAAGTACAAGGCGCTCGACAATTGA